One genomic region from Tripterygium wilfordii isolate XIE 37 chromosome 20, ASM1340144v1, whole genome shotgun sequence encodes:
- the LOC119987282 gene encoding putative glucuronosyltransferase PGSIP8 — protein MTPGERPRKSDGVFRFLSVVFCLALLETTAYGGRVEAEHKNAYASMMYMGTPRDYEFYVATRVMIRSLARLHVDADLVVIASVDVPLSWVRALEQEDGAKVVRVENVNNPYRNQANFDRRFKLTLNKLYAWSLVDYDRVVMLDSDNLFLQKTDELFQCGQFCAAFINPCIFHTGLFVLQPSMDVFKDMLHQLEIGKENQDGADQGFIGGYFLDLLDQPMFHPPANGTKLDGTYRLPLGYQMDASYYYLRLRWSVPCGPNSVITFPGAPWLKPWYWWSWPVLPLGISWHEQRRQTLGYAAEMPMVVIQSVIYLGIIALTRLARPNLSKLCYRQTDKNISLVQAGVRVLAVWSILAAYIIPVVVIPCTLHPILAWSLYFLGSFTLCSIIVNAFLLPMLPVLVPWLGILGVLFVMAFPWYQNGIVRALAVFGYAFCCAPFLWVSLVKIKDCLQVSLEREAFYPRLGESSPPSGFNKLY, from the exons ATGACTCCGGGAGAAAGACCCAGAAAGTCAGACGgggttttcaggtttttgtcgGTGGTGTTTTGTTTGGCTCTTCTTGAAACGACGGCGTATGGAGGAAGAGTGGAGGCGGAGCACAAGAACGCGTACGCCTCGATGATGTATATGGGGACGCCGAGGGACTATGAGTTCTACGTGGCTACACGTGTCATGATCAGATCGCTGGCTAGACTCCACGTGGACGCGGATCTCGTCGTCATTGCCTCCGTCGACGTACCTCTCTCTTGGGTTCGAGCTCT GGAACAAGAAGATGGAGCAAAGGTTGTGAGAGTGGAAAATGTAAATAATCCGTACAGAAACCAGGCTAACTTTGACAGGAGATTCAAGTTGACTCTCAACAAACTCTACGCATGGAGTCTGGTGGATTATGACCGCGTTGTTATGCTCGATTCTGATAATCTCTTCCTCCAAAAAACTGATGAACTGTTTCAATGTGGGCAGTTCTGTGCAGCTTTTATTAATCCGTGTATCTTCCATACTGGCCTCTTTGTGTTACAG CCCTCAATGGATGTGTTCAAGGATATGCTTCATCAGTTGGAAATTGGGAAGGAAAATCAAGATGGTGCGGATCAGGGTTTTATCGGGGGCTACTTTCTGGACTTACTTGATCAGCCTATGTTCCATCCACCTGCAAATGGCACCAAGCTTGATGGAACATACAGACTTCCTTTGGGATACCAAATGGATGCCTCTTATTACT ATCTTAGACTCCGCTGGAGCGTACCTTGTGGACCGAATAGTGTGATTACTTTTCCGGGTGCACCTTGGTTGAAGCCGTGGTATTGGTGGTCATGGCCTGTTCTGCCTTTAGGCATTTCATGGCATGAACAACGTCGTCAAACTCTCGG GTATGCTGCAGAGATGCCCATGGTAGTTATACAGTCTGTAATTTACTTAGGAATCATAGCATTAACACGTTTAGCGCGGCCTAATCTCTCGAAGCTGTGCTACCGGCAGACAGACAAGAACATCAGCTTAGTACAAGCTGGCGTCAGAGTCCTCGCAGTATGGTCTATTCTCGCTGCTTACATAATCCCCGTCGTTGTTATTCCCTGCACACTTCATCCAATACTAGCATGGTCGTTGTACTTTTTAGGTTCTTTCACTCTTTGCTCTATAATAGTCAATGCCTTCCTCTTGCCAATGCTACCCGTTTTGGTTCCATGGCTCGGGATACTGGGGGTGCTTTTTGTCATGGCATTTCCGTGGTACCAAAATGGGATTGTGAGAGCTCTAGCCGTGTTCGGTTACGCCTTCTGTTGCGCACCatttttgtgggtatcattGGTAAAGATCAAGGATTGCCTTCAGGTTTCACTCGAAAGGGAAGCTTTCTACCCCAGATTGGGTGAATCTTCACCACCTTCTGGATTCAACAAATTGTACTAA
- the LOC119987281 gene encoding chaperone protein dnaJ 13 gives MKEEDAGPPRRELYALLHLAPDATDEEIRRAYRQWAQVYHPDKYQDPLMKETATQNFQRICEAYEILSDENKRQIYDIYGMEGLTSGLELGPKLNRAEEIKEELERLRRMKEQENISTHVRSSGVILANLSLPHFLVGDGIMRGMAMASQLDSQLSKHDTITMGGNLQVSETSGGGVATAVLRRQLSAVSSIEFMASAGLRALIGVQTTRHLSSHSSATMGISKSLSDGSINLSNSWTRQLSETASGNIELLLGSESYIAVGWRKKDEKMSAAGDLKIGTSSFGASAHYTHRFSSKSHGRIGGRFGSTALEIEVGGGRKISKFSTVRMLYTVGIQGIFWKFELHRGGQKLIIPVLLSSHLNPVFATGAFIIPASVYFLLKKFIIKPYYLKREKLKALENIERTSAQVQEAKAAAEKAQRLLENVANRKRNRQIETNGLVITKATYGSSKVLKKGDESREMNDELASQLFDVTIPLNFVVNDSGQLKLHEGVKKSGIMGFCDPCPGEPKQLYVEYTYCGQRYEVFVDDYAELIVPQEAHRI, from the exons atgaaggaagaagaCGCGGGACCCCCGCGTAGAGAACTGTACGCACTGCTTCACTTGGCACCGGACGCCACCGATGAAGAAATCAGGAGGGCTTACCGTCAGTGGGCTCAAGTCTATCACCCTGATAAATACCAGGATCCCCTT ATGAAGGAAACTGccacacaaaattttcaacGGATATGCGAAGCATATGAAATATTGTcagatgaaaataaaagacaaatataTGACATATATGGTATGGAAGGGTTGACTTCTGGTTTGGAACTTGGTCCAAAGCTGAATAGGGCAGAAGAGATAAAGGAAGAACTTGAAAGGTTGAGACGGATGAAGGAGCAAGAAAATATATCCACACATGTCCGTTCTTCAGGTGTAATACTGGCCAACTTGTCTCTCCCACATTTTTTAGTCGGCGATGGCATTATGAGAGG AATGGCTATGGCTAGTCAACTTGACTCTCAACTATCAAAACATGATACTATTACAATGGGTGGAAATTTGCAAGTTAGTGAGACCTCTGGTGGTGGAGTTGCAACTGCTGTGCTTAGGCGTCAGCTTTCTGCGGTTTCATCCATAGAATTTATGGCTTCAGCAGGCTTGCGAGCTCTTATTGGGGTACAAACAACTCG TCACTTATCTTCGCACTCATCAGCAACTATGGGCATTTCGAAGTCTTTGAGCGATGGTTCAATAAATCTTTCTAATTCTTGGACCCGTCAACTTTCTGAAACAGCAAGTGGAAAT ATAGAGCTTTTGTTAGGTTCTGAGTCATATATTGCAGTTGGATGGCGAAAGAAAGATGAAAAGATGTCTGCAGCAGGAGATCTGAAG ATTGGCACCTCTTCGTTTGGGGCATCAGCTCATTATACCCATCGCTTTTCCTCTAAGTCTCATGGACGAATTGGTGGCAGATTTGGAAG CACTGCTCTTGAGATCGAAGTTGGTGGTGGGAGAAAAATATCTAAATTCAGCACTGTCCGAATGCTGTATACTGTTGGAATTCAG ggcattttttggaaatttgaattgcatCGTGGGGGACAAAAGTTAATTATTCCT GTATTGCTTTCCAGCCATCTGAATCCTGTGTTTGCAACTGGGGCATTTATAATTCCAGCATCAGTTTACTTTTTACTCAAG AAATTTATCATTAAACCATATTATCTTAAAAGGGAAAAGCTGAAAGCTCTTGAGAATATTGAGAGAACCTCTGCCCAG GTTCAAGAGGCAAAGGCGGCAGCAGAAAAAGCTCAGCGGTTGTTAGAAAATGTGGCCAATAGGAAAAGAAATAGgcaaattgaaacaaatggaCTGGTCATCACTAAGGCAACGTATGGAAGTTCCAAGGTTTTGAAGAAAGGAGATGAATCAAGAGAAATGAATGACGAATTAGCTTCCCAACTTTTTGATGTTACGATACCTCTTAATTTTGTGGTTAATGATTCTGGTCAACTCAAG CTCCATGAGGGTGTGAAGAAGTCGGGCATTATGGGTTTTTGTGATCCTTGTCCTGGAGAACCGAAGCAGTTGTATGTGGAGTACACTTATTGTGGCCAGAGATACGAG GTATTTGTTGATGATTATGCGGAGTTGATAGTACCACAAGAAGCACACAGGATCTAG